One part of the Microlunatus elymi genome encodes these proteins:
- the rpoZ gene encoding DNA-directed RNA polymerase subunit omega translates to MTENQTAFQGINNPPIDELLTKADSKYRLVLFAAKRARQINAYYSQLGEGLLEHVGPLVETGVQEKPLSIALREVNAGVLNCIEGEEGDTDGEQPSLSAVEDGLSVDEVPTPTFDDTPPSA, encoded by the coding sequence TTGACCGAGAACCAGACTGCCTTCCAGGGCATCAACAACCCGCCGATCGACGAACTGCTGACCAAGGCCGATTCGAAGTACCGGCTGGTGTTGTTCGCCGCCAAGCGAGCCCGGCAGATCAACGCCTACTACTCCCAGCTCGGCGAGGGCCTGCTGGAGCACGTCGGCCCGCTGGTCGAGACCGGCGTCCAGGAGAAGCCGCTGTCGATCGCGCTGCGCGAGGTCAACGCCGGCGTGCTGAACTGCATCGAGGGCGAGGAGGGCGACACCGACGGCGAGCAGCCGAGTCTGTCCGCGGTCGAGGACGGGCTGAGCGTCGACGAGGTCCCCACCCCGACCTTTGACGACACCCCGCCCAGCGCCTGA